The following is a genomic window from Candidatus Tumulicola sp..
CGCGCGTTCGTGGTGCAACGCCGCGCGAAGCTCTTCATCCGCTAGGACGGCAAGCGCTCCTGTCGAGACTAGTACGAGCGGCGGAGCAGATCTCGCAAGCGCACACACCGGCGTCGTCTCGTCGAACTCACGCGCCCCGAGTCCGCATGCGCTCGCAGCGAGCGCCAAGCGCGCTGACGGCCGTTGCGAGGCCGCGATAAGCAAACCAAGGTGTCGCGCGCGGCCGATCGCGCATCCCACTGCGCGAACTATGCAGGCCGCCAGGCCCACGGCAAAAAGACCGAAAACAAATTGCCCAACGGGATTTTCCAGACACGCCGTACCTAAGGCGCCTATTACCGCCTGCGCACTGATGACCAACAATGTGGCCCCCGGCAAACTTGCTGCCGCGGCGGCGAGCGACGCCTGCCAGGTAGGATCGTCTTTCATGCCTTGTATGTAAGGAAGCGAAAAGCGGCAAAGCAGCCAGGCGACGGGTGGGACGATGAGAGCCGCACAGAGCGATCCCAGCAGCGTGCCCGATCTCAAACAGTCATTGAAAAAGCTCGCCGTCTCATGCATGTGAACGGCGGCCCTTCTTGCGATTTGACAGCAGCGCTTCAAACTCGGCAACGGCGGCGGGATCCGCTGCAAGTTCCTCTGCCATGTGCGCCAGCAATGGGTTGCGGTATTCGCGCATGAGGCTGGTGACGACGCCGCTCACGAGCTCGTTCTCGAACTGGACGCGCGTCAGGCGGGGCTCGAATTGATTAGCGCGACCAGCAGAGCGCTTAGAGAGATACTTTTTGAAGGCCAGATTGGTGAGGATCGTCTTTACGGTCGAGTACGCAGCCGCATTGCCGCGCCGTTCGAGCGCCTCCACGATCTCTGATACGGTGGCCGGGCGGCCGACAGACCAAAGACACTCCATGACCTCTCCTTCGAGAGGGCCGAGCGTTGCGGCGGGTCCGGTACGGCCAAGCTTGAAGACCCTTAATGGCATGTGCTAAGCATCTTAGCAGATTAGCTATTTGCCGGTCAAGCCTGCCGGCGCTGTTTTCTTCCCGACGCTGGGCAGAATACGGGCGACGCCCTTTGGATAGGCCGAACGCACTTCGGATATCCACTGCCGCGACAGCACGGTGAGGTACTCGAAGTCCTCCCAGGGTGCGTCGCTTTCAACGGCATCGCGGCGGATTTTCACCAACGGTTCGAGGCCATCCCACGCCATCACCACGAGGTTGGCGTACTGCTCGAGAAAAATGCGCTTGTCGGTCAGTCCGTTTCTGATCATGTTTCCGATGTTCTCCAGGTTCCTTCCCACCGTTAGCGCATCCGCGTAGGGCACGTCAAACCGCTCCTCGCTGGCTTGTGCGGAGCTGAGGTGGAATTCTCGAACGAATTTGCGGAACTCCGGATCTTTGAGCAAGGTTGGAATTTCGAAACGCACACGGCCCATGGCGTCCCAGAAAGCAGTGTCGAGCAAGACCTGTCGCAGCGCGAGTTGGCCCGCGATTTGATTGCTGGCGCGCAGGTGCCTCAATTGAACTATCGCGGCGATCGCCGTCGCGGCGATGACGAGCGTGGTCGTGATCGTGGCAAGCGTGTTCAGCAGCTCCAGTGACATGAGACGCTCCCTAAAGCCTAGTGGTGCTTGAATTTGCCCTTGTCGAAATACCAGTCCGGGACAAAGCTCGGAAAGCCGAATTCGCTGAACGTGTATTCGTAGTGCGCGCTGTCCCCTAGCAGGCGAATGCCGACGTGCCCTTCGCCGTCGGCAACCATGTGTTTGATGACCCAATATCCGCTCGCGGGTTCGAATTCGGAGACGGCGTCGATCGAGCCGGTCATGGCGCCCTTTGCGCCGTGTGCCATTACGTGCGCTTTCCAAACCTCGAACGTCACCACGTCGACCCACAGGTCTTTCAGGGGATGCTGGACTTCATCGGTCAAGGCGTGCATCGTCAGGTGGAACACGGGACGTCCGTTATAGATCTCGAGGCCGGCGACTTGCACCGAGTAGTAGCGATCCCCGATGACGGGTTGGGTGATCAGCACCGGCGGGGGCGTTTGGCCGGACGCGAGCGGCACCGGGCTTTCTGCCGGCGGCGGCGGTAGGGGAGCGGGCGTCGCATACAAGATGATGTTGGCGACCGGTTCGATCGGGAACGGCCGGCCGAAGTACGTCTCGGCTCTGCCGAAATGGTCCTTGCTGAGATTTTGCATGAGGCCTTGGCCGTCGCCCCGATACCACACCCGGTAGTCGTACTCGAAGCGTTGCCCGTGGTGGTCGAAAAGCTCGTGCATTTGATACGTGACGAAGGCGGGAAACGGGTGCTGCCGCGTCGTCTGCTGGGCTTTGATGAGGATCTCGTCGGCGCTGAGTTGGATCGGCTGCGGCGTCGGGGTCGCGGTCGGCGAAGGGGACGGTGACGGAGATGGACTAGCGGCACCGAGGCTTGCTGCAAGGACGGCCAGGCTTGCGATGATGGCGGCGTAGGATCTCACGATATGATAACGATTCGTGTCTTGCCGGGGTTGCGCCCGCCGTGGAGAGAAATGTCGGATTGATGGAACGCTTCGAACCCACCGCCGAGCAGTTGCGGGTCATCGCTCACCGAGGCAGCCACGCGCTGGTCTTCGCCGGGCCGGGTACCGGTAAGACCGAAACGCTGGCGCGCAGATTCGCTTCGCTGGTCGCCGACGACCACCTCGATCCTTCCGCCATTTTGGTCTTGACGTTCTCGCGGCGCGCCGCCGATCAGATGCTCGAGCGCATCGTTCAGCGGCTGGAAGAGCGCAGGGGCGCCGGACTTGCGGTCAGCGAGCTGTTCGTCAACACGTTTCATAGTTTCTGCGCCCGCTTGCTCGACGGCGACGGCCCGCGTTTCCGCGAGCGCAATCTCTTGACGCCGGTCAAGGAACGGCTGCTCTTCAAGCGCGTAGCGGAACGTGTGCCGCTGCGGTCATTCGATGAGGAGGTCCGCACGAGCCCAACGTTCGCCACCGACGCGCTCAACCTGATCGCTCAGCTCAAAGGGCAGGGCATGAAGCCTGCGGACGTCGACGCGGCGGCCGGCTCCGACCCGAGGCTGCGCGACATCGCCACAATGTATCATGCGATGAACGAGGACCGCGCGCGACTCGAGCTGTCCGACTTCCGCGATCTCGTGGCCGATGCGCTCGATGCGCTTCGCTCGCCTGACACCCCGGCCGCGCGCTGGCTGCGTGACCGCGGCGGGTTTCGGCACATCCTCGTGGATGAATTCCAAGACAGCGACATCTTGCAGCTCGAATTGTTGAAGATGCTCGCAGGGCCGGAACCGCAGCGCGAGCATCCAAACCCAGAGATCTGTTTCGTCGGCGATTTCAACCAATCGATCTATCGTTTTCGAGGCGCTGCGCCGGAGAATATCAGCTCGGCACAACGGATTTTCGCGTGCCGGGAGTTGGAACTCAGCACCAATCGCAGGTCGGCGCAGGCTATCTTGGATGTCGCCAACGCCACGCCGCAACTCGATCCGAAGTCGTTGACCACGGCGGAGGACCAGGCGGTACAGGGAAGCGTCGCGCTGGCACGGCCGGCCGACCCGGGCGCGGAAGTCGA
Proteins encoded in this region:
- a CDS encoding BlaI/MecI/CopY family transcriptional regulator — protein: MPLRVFKLGRTGPAATLGPLEGEVMECLWSVGRPATVSEIVEALERRGNAAAYSTVKTILTNLAFKKYLSKRSAGRANQFEPRLTRVQFENELVSGVVTSLMREYRNPLLAHMAEELAADPAAVAEFEALLSNRKKGRRSHA